One stretch of Legionella birminghamensis DNA includes these proteins:
- a CDS encoding serine/threonine protein kinase — translation MNQDHQTPYETLSPDTILNAVESTGFLCTGSLHALNSYENRVYQIGIENAEPLIAKFYRPHRWSSAAILEEHQFSLELVQHEIPIIAPLIINGQSLHHYQDFRFALFPRRGGHALELDNDEQLEWMGRFIGRMHRISASQSFQHRIQLNPQSYGHDPYKLLMEQRFVPDYLTANFTKTVEKVLEKITEIFNSIGPIDQIRLHGDCHAANILWRESGPHIVDLDDCLMGPAIQDIWMLLSGEPAQIRSQLDKILDGYYEFHDFNLRERHLIEPLRTLRMLHYSGWLAKRWADPAFPLSFPWFNTPVYWENLIRNLNEQIDLLDQIEF, via the coding sequence TTGAATCAGGACCATCAAACGCCTTATGAGACACTTAGTCCAGACACCATACTGAATGCTGTTGAAAGCACCGGTTTTCTTTGCACAGGCAGCCTGCACGCACTCAACAGCTATGAAAATCGTGTTTATCAGATAGGAATTGAAAATGCGGAACCACTCATTGCCAAATTTTACAGGCCTCATCGATGGAGTTCAGCGGCAATCCTGGAGGAGCATCAGTTCTCGCTGGAATTGGTGCAGCATGAAATTCCGATCATTGCCCCTCTAATCATAAACGGCCAAAGCCTGCACCATTACCAGGATTTCCGATTTGCACTTTTCCCCAGGCGCGGCGGACATGCCCTTGAACTGGATAATGATGAACAACTGGAATGGATGGGGCGATTTATAGGACGTATGCATCGAATCAGTGCCAGCCAGTCATTTCAGCACCGCATCCAGTTAAATCCGCAAAGTTATGGCCATGATCCTTATAAGCTTCTCATGGAGCAGCGTTTTGTTCCTGATTATTTAACCGCCAATTTTACCAAGACTGTCGAAAAAGTATTGGAGAAAATAACAGAGATTTTTAACTCGATAGGGCCTATCGATCAAATAAGGCTGCACGGGGATTGTCATGCAGCCAATATTCTATGGAGGGAATCAGGCCCGCATATCGTCGATCTGGACGACTGCCTGATGGGTCCCGCAATCCAGGATATCTGGATGTTACTTTCAGGCGAACCGGCGCAAATCCGTTCGCAGCTGGATAAAATATTAGACGGTTATTATGAGTTCCATGATTTTAACCTGCGCGAACGTCATTTAATCGAGCCCTTACGGACATTACGCATGCTGCACTATTCAGGATGGCTGGCAAAGCGCTGGGCCGATCCGGCGTTTCCATTGAGCTTTCCATGGTTTAATACCCCTGTTTACTGGGAAAATCTGATAAGGAACCTCAACGAACAGATTGACCTGCTCGATCAGATTGAATTCTAG
- a CDS encoding NAD-dependent formate dehydrogenase has protein sequence MAKVLCVLYNDPVTGYPKSYPREEIPTITHYPNGQTVPNPQGIDFTPGELLGSVSGELGLRPFLEKMGHQLVVTSDKEGSESVFEKELADADIVISQPFWPAYLTAERIDRAKNLKLVITAGIGSDHTDLNAAIAKGITVAEVTYSNSISVAEHVVMMILALVRNYIPSYHWVVNGGWNIADCAARSYDLEGMTVGSLGAGRIGLAVMKRLKPFDVKLHYTDQHRLPEATEKELGLVYHKDVESMLPHCDVFTINVPLHAETEHLINDALISKMKNGVYIVNTARGKICDRDAIVRACKSGKIAGYAGDVWFPQPAPEDHPWRSMPHHAMTPHISGTSLSAQARYAAGTREILECWFSGKPIRDEYLIVDNHELRGAGAHSYTSGKISVGEEEMK, from the coding sequence ATGGCAAAAGTACTTTGTGTTCTTTATAACGATCCGGTAACAGGCTATCCAAAGTCCTATCCCCGGGAAGAAATCCCCACCATTACCCATTATCCGAATGGCCAAACAGTCCCCAATCCCCAAGGCATTGATTTTACCCCGGGCGAATTATTGGGTTCTGTATCTGGCGAATTGGGCTTGCGCCCTTTTCTGGAAAAAATGGGGCATCAGCTTGTGGTTACATCAGACAAGGAAGGTTCTGAATCCGTGTTTGAAAAAGAATTAGCGGATGCGGATATTGTTATTTCCCAACCCTTCTGGCCTGCCTACCTGACTGCCGAGCGTATTGACCGGGCAAAAAACCTGAAACTGGTCATTACTGCCGGGATCGGCTCAGATCACACGGATTTAAATGCAGCGATTGCCAAAGGGATCACTGTTGCCGAGGTGACTTACTCCAATAGCATCAGTGTTGCTGAGCATGTGGTGATGATGATATTGGCGCTGGTGAGGAACTATATCCCTTCCTACCATTGGGTCGTCAATGGCGGCTGGAACATTGCCGATTGCGCCGCCCGTTCCTACGATCTGGAAGGCATGACCGTAGGCTCTCTGGGTGCCGGAAGAATCGGCCTTGCAGTAATGAAACGTTTAAAACCCTTTGATGTAAAACTTCATTACACTGATCAGCACCGTTTGCCGGAAGCCACTGAAAAAGAGTTGGGTCTGGTTTATCACAAAGATGTAGAGTCCATGCTTCCTCATTGCGATGTGTTTACTATTAATGTTCCCCTGCATGCTGAAACCGAACATTTAATCAATGATGCGCTCATCAGCAAAATGAAAAATGGCGTTTATATTGTCAATACAGCCCGTGGCAAAATCTGTGACCGCGATGCGATCGTCAGAGCATGCAAAAGCGGCAAAATTGCAGGTTATGCAGGAGATGTTTGGTTTCCTCAACCAGCGCCGGAAGATCATCCCTGGCGCAGCATGCCCCACCATGCCATGACGCCTCATATTTCGGGAACGAGCCTATCCGCACAGGCGCGCTATGCGGCAGGAACCCGCGAAATACTGGAGTGCTGGTTCTCAGGAAAACCAATCCGTGATGAATACCTAATCGTCGATAACCACGAGCTTCGCGGAGCAGGCGCTCATTCTTACACCAGCGGCAAAATTTCAGTTGGTGAAGAGGAAATGAAGTAG
- a CDS encoding NAD(P)-dependent alcohol dehydrogenase: MISVKGYAALLPKTPLTPYSFERRATGEHDVLIDIRYCGVCHSDIHQVRDEWGPGLFPMVPGHEIAGIVREVGSKVSKFKKGDHVGVGCFVDSCRHCENCLEHQEQYCLEGMTHTYNSKERNGGQITLGGYSSEIVVDENYVLRIPDNIPLDSAAPLFCAGITLYSPLRHWNASPGKKVAIIGLGGLGHMGVKLAHAMGAEVTVLSQSMKKEADSKRLGADHFYATSNPETFSKLANHFDLIINTVSSAINWGDYTQLLKTNGTMVILGIPPQDIPIAAIPLIASRRSIAGSLIGGIKETQEMLDFCGKHNISSDIELIPISHINEAYERVLKSDVRYRFVIDIKSLNDN; this comes from the coding sequence ATGATTTCCGTAAAGGGATATGCAGCCCTGCTACCTAAAACACCGCTTACCCCCTACAGCTTCGAACGCAGAGCCACTGGCGAGCATGATGTATTGATTGATATCAGATATTGCGGCGTTTGCCATAGCGATATCCATCAGGTACGCGATGAGTGGGGGCCAGGCTTGTTCCCCATGGTACCAGGGCATGAAATTGCGGGTATTGTGCGTGAAGTAGGTTCAAAAGTCAGCAAGTTTAAAAAAGGCGATCATGTCGGTGTCGGCTGCTTTGTCGATTCATGCCGGCACTGTGAAAATTGCCTTGAGCACCAAGAGCAATATTGCCTGGAAGGAATGACACATACCTATAATAGTAAAGAAAGAAATGGCGGACAAATTACCCTGGGCGGCTACTCCAGCGAAATTGTTGTTGATGAAAATTACGTACTGCGCATCCCGGACAACATTCCACTAGATAGTGCAGCGCCGCTCTTTTGTGCAGGGATAACCCTCTACTCCCCCCTTCGCCACTGGAATGCCAGTCCAGGTAAAAAAGTCGCTATTATCGGATTGGGCGGGCTTGGGCATATGGGCGTTAAACTCGCCCATGCCATGGGAGCAGAGGTGACTGTGCTCAGTCAGTCGATGAAAAAAGAAGCCGATAGCAAACGTCTGGGGGCTGATCATTTTTATGCAACCAGCAATCCTGAAACCTTTAGCAAACTGGCTAATCATTTTGATTTGATTATTAATACCGTATCCTCAGCCATTAACTGGGGGGATTATACTCAGCTTCTTAAAACAAATGGCACCATGGTGATTCTCGGTATTCCACCGCAGGATATTCCAATTGCCGCCATACCGCTGATTGCCAGCAGAAGAAGCATCGCCGGCTCTTTAATCGGTGGTATCAAAGAAACCCAGGAAATGCTGGATTTTTGTGGGAAACATAACATCAGCTCGGATATCGAACTGATTCCTATCAGTCATATCAATGAAGCTTATGAACGCGTTCTTAAAAGCGATGTCCGTTACCGCTTTGTAATCGACATAAAAAGCCTGAATGACAACTGA
- a CDS encoding MFS transporter, whose product MKAWLVCLSAGLFFFYEFFQLNIFDVINQPLRDDFGLNAAQLSWMSSMYLWADILFLLPAGLILDRFSTRRVILTAMFVCVIGTLGFAVTHSFLLASIFHFLSGIGNAFCFLSCVVLVSRWFPPRRQAFVIGSLVTMAFLGGMTAHTPLAQLVNNFGWRNALLIDSAVGGLLLAWIAVNIQDSPHKTKPVSYSRSALLPGFFRALSNPQTWLAGLYTSFLNLPIMVLCALWGASYLQQVHQLSEMAASNVVSMIFIGSIIGCPLVGWLSDYQGKRKPLMIAGALGSLIVVIPLFFNMDLSQLQLSMLFFMLGLFTSTQVISYPLIAESNSSDNTGAATGIASVLIMGGGGVGQVLFGFLIQNHAGTSSQNYATADFQFAMWMFPLTIILAFITSMLMRETHCKHIN is encoded by the coding sequence ATGAAAGCCTGGTTAGTCTGTCTTTCTGCTGGCTTGTTTTTCTTCTATGAATTTTTTCAGCTAAATATTTTTGATGTGATCAATCAGCCATTAAGGGATGATTTTGGTTTAAATGCAGCCCAATTGAGCTGGATGTCCAGCATGTATCTCTGGGCAGATATTCTCTTTCTATTGCCTGCAGGCTTAATTCTTGACCGCTTCTCGACGCGCCGGGTTATCCTGACTGCCATGTTTGTTTGTGTGATCGGCACTTTAGGCTTTGCCGTTACCCATTCGTTTCTGTTGGCTTCCATCTTTCATTTCCTTTCAGGAATCGGCAATGCCTTCTGTTTTCTGTCCTGTGTGGTTTTAGTATCCCGCTGGTTTCCTCCTCGCCGCCAGGCATTTGTTATTGGCTCTTTAGTAACGATGGCCTTTTTGGGGGGAATGACAGCACATACGCCTTTGGCGCAACTGGTTAATAATTTTGGCTGGCGAAATGCGCTGCTAATCGATAGCGCAGTGGGTGGATTGCTGCTGGCATGGATTGCAGTAAATATTCAGGATAGTCCCCATAAAACAAAACCTGTTTCTTATTCTCGTTCCGCACTGCTTCCCGGCTTTTTCAGGGCCTTATCCAATCCTCAAACCTGGCTGGCCGGTTTATATACCTCTTTCCTGAATTTGCCGATTATGGTGCTGTGTGCTTTATGGGGGGCAAGTTATCTTCAGCAAGTGCATCAGTTATCGGAAATGGCTGCCAGCAATGTGGTCAGTATGATTTTTATCGGCAGTATAATCGGCTGTCCATTAGTCGGCTGGTTGTCTGATTACCAGGGGAAACGAAAGCCCTTGATGATCGCCGGGGCGCTGGGCAGTTTAATCGTTGTAATACCACTGTTTTTTAATATGGATTTATCACAGCTGCAATTAAGCATGCTGTTTTTCATGCTGGGATTATTTACCAGTACCCAGGTGATTAGTTACCCCTTAATTGCAGAAAGCAATTCTTCCGACAACACAGGGGCTGCGACCGGGATCGCCTCTGTGCTCATTATGGGCGGCGGCGGAGTTGGGCAGGTGTTATTTGGTTTTCTGATTCAAAACCATGCGGGCACTAGCTCCCAAAATTATGCAACAGCGGATTTTCAGTTTGCGATGTGGATGTTTCCCCTGACTATAATCCTGGCTTTCATTACCTCTATGCTCATGCGTGAAACGCACTGCAAACATATCAACTAA